A stretch of DNA from Salvelinus fontinalis isolate EN_2023a chromosome 17, ASM2944872v1, whole genome shotgun sequence:
tccatacattttccctgacacccaaaagtactcgttacattttgaatgcttaacaggacaggaaaatagtcaaattcacgCTTTTATCAAgcgaacattcctggtcatccttactgcctctgatctggcagactcaactAAACACACAttcttcgtttgtaaattatgtctgaatgttgtGTGGCCGTGGCTTTCTGtaaataaaaaacaacaacagaatggtgccatctggtttgcttaataaaaggaattttaaataattttttcttttgatacttaagtatattttgaaccaattacttttagacttttactcaagtagaattttactatctttacttttaatcaagtatgacagttgggtactttttccaccactggattcACCTTTGTGATGATGGCGATACTGTTGATGAAGATGCtgtttatgatgatgatgatgatgagaccCCATGCTGTTGGTCCACCCCCAGGAGGCATATAGGTTGATCTATCGGACCTACCTGAAGGATGGCTTCCTCAGCCTGTGGAGGGGCAACTCTGCCACCATGGTACGGGTCATCCCCTACGCTGCCATCCAGTTCTGTGCTCACGAGCAGTACAAGAGACTACTGGGAGGATACTTCGGCTTCCAGGGCAAGTGAGTAACCATCCATATATAAACTAATCTTGTCCAGAGGCTAGGTTCCTGCCTAATGGGGAATACGATATTCTTAGAGAATCCCTACGGAGAATGCTAAATGTTTTATCCATTCTTCTGGCAAGAAAAGTAGCGAGCGCATTGTGGCACCATCTGCTGACTATTTTAGAGAATTGTGTTCTCAACGGGTGTGCCAAATTTAGTTCCGTAATTTGTAGTATTACTCTTCGCTCATATCTCCAATATTATTTGGAATCTCATCACAAAATCGTACATATAAGTGTTCAGGCAATGTTGTTCTGCGCTAATTTGGCTGTTGACTGATGTTTAAGCAAGCATCTTAGCCTGATTTATCCTCTCTTTCTGGCAATTGTGTAATTCATAAACATTAACAACTTAGCTATTGAAATGCAAGCAGCAGGTGATGAGACCAGTTGCAGAATGCATTACAATACCAAAACATAACAATATTTAACTCAAGTCAACCCTACCAACATGATTGTAATACATTCAGCAGTACTATTCATATGAACCCACTGGACCTCCTTAGCACAAACAAACAAGAATATGAAACAGAGTTTGTTCACTTTATTAAAAATGATGAGGATTGTGATTAGTCTAGATAGAACCGCATGTgttaatcctggtcctggggacccaaaggggtgcacatttttgccctagcactacacagcaaaTTAAACTATTCAACTTAACAGGCAAGGCTTGATATAACTTTTTTTACCACTTGTCACTATGTAACACCATTTTCACGTCATTGTATGATGCAAGGATGCCACTTTACAAAATGCATTACTATCCTTCtaccatagagaatcagacagagaTATAGGCTACATTCTGCCTATTGGCTTCTTTGCATATTCAAGcttgtctcaaaatacaacaattTCCTTTTTAaggctctcctggaggatggttggccacTCTTGGTAACCTATTTAATTTTGCAACATTACAATTACAACGAAATTGTTTTTATGTCTTCATAAAATAATTCTCTCCAAGGCTCGAAATTAAGGACGCCCCATCATCTATGGgacgatttttttaaatgtctacGGTTCAAAACAGACTCCGGGGCAAATCCAGACAGTTTAGCTCAACAATGCACACGTGGCTGTAGGCTGCACACGTGGCTGTAGGCTGCACACGTGGCTGTAGGCTGCACACGTGGCTGTAGGCTGCACACGTGGCTGTAGGCTGCACACGTGGCTGTAGGCTGCACACGTGGCTGTAGGCTGCACACGTGGCTGTAGGCTGCACACGTGGCTGTAGGCTACACACAAGTGTTTCTAAATTCAATTGTCGGGATAATACCATTTTCAAAAGTGTACCGCGTGCTTGAGTGTTTTCATGTAACATCGACAAAGAACAATCACAGACCGAACATGCCGACTGACTGGTCTCAGTTCCAGGTGCAACGCACTCACGCACACCTGGAACTGAAGCTAGTCAGTGGGCATGCCCAGTCTGTGGGTGTTCTTCCACCAGCGCAGATGGCCATGAGTGTTGTGGAGCTCATTATATACCACCTTCACactgtgagagggagaaagatggggagggagagtgagggggaattagagatcagggcatgacagaaATGACCAGTGAACAATGAGATAAAGAAAGACCactcacatccacacacaccctcctAGTAAAGGTCTGACTGTAGGTGTAGCCTATCTCTCATTGTTGGTGACATCCATTGCAGATTATTGCTGATCCTATCCTCCTGTGATTCGTCAAAGACTCCATCTCCTCCATGTAGCAAGGGTTGTAGCGAGTCAGATCCTCCAGAACCTTCTCAAAGCGGGCTCACACCTGGAGGTGTGGCACGGGAGGGAGGTGAACGCATTACACACCCGTATGCATAGATAAAGGCAGGTTTCCAGTAGAACATTGTGATATTACAATGTTGAGAAAAGGGTCAATCTGTAATTACTTCGATTGGGCTTGTACTGTCTTTTCAAATGTGTTGGTGGATATCATAACTACACTGCCAGAAGCACATAATACTTTGTATACGATAGACAATTAATCATAGGACTGGATGGTTTCAAATACTAACGTTAATTAGCTAGTTATTCTACTCATCGAGGCCTTTTAAAATAGGAAGTCAATGCTGCTGTTTACAGCTAGTGTTAGACAACTAGCTAGGAATTGTAATGTCCCTCTGGTtgataacgttaactagctaggccAAAGCAATGTACAGTCGTGGACAAAACTTTTGAGAATGACACGCatatgaattttcacaaagtctgctgcctcagtttgtatgatggcaatttgcatatactccagaatgttatgaagagtgatcagatgaattgcaattaattgcaaagtctctctttgccatgcaaatgaactgaatccccaataaacatgtccactgcatttcagccctgccacaaaaggaccagctgacatcatgtcagtgattatcTCATTAACACATGTGTGAGCgatgacgaggacaaggctggaggtcactttgtcatgctgattgagttcgaaaaacagactggaagcttcaaaaggagggtggtgcttggaatcattgttcttcctctgtcagccatggttacctgcaaggaaacacgtgctgtcatcattgctttgcacaaaaatgtgcttcacaggcaaggatattgctgccagtaagattgcaccaaaatcaaccatttatcggatcgtcaagaacttcaaggagagcggttcaattgttgtgaagaaggcttcagggcacccaagaaagtccagcaagcgccaggaccgtctcctaaagtagattcagctgcgggatcggggcaccaccagtacagagcttgctcaggaatggcagcaggcaggtgtgagtgcatctgcatgcacagtgaggcgaagacttttggaggatggcctggtgtcaagaagggcagcaaagaagccactcctCTCCATGAAAAGCATCaggaacagactgatattctgcaaaaggtacagggattggactgctgaggactggggtaaagtcattttctctgatgaatcccctttccgattgtttggggcatctggaaaaaaatcttgtccggagaagacaaggtgagcgctaccatcagtcctgtgtcatgtcaacagtaaagcatcctgagaccattcatgtgtggggttgcttctcagccaagggagtgggctcactcacaattttgcctaagaacacagccatgaatagagaatgataccaacacatcctcagagAACATCTTCTcctaaccatccaggaacagtttggtgacgaacaatgccttttccagcatgatggagcacgaataggctgccatcagtcaggatgtggcccagaagttaattgacagcatgccaggacgGATCttggaaaaagaagggtcaacactgcaaatattgactctttgcatcaacttcatgcaattgtcaataaaagcctttgacacttatgaaatgcttgtaattatacttcagtattccatagtaacatctgacaaaaatatctaaagacactgaagcagcaaactttggaaattaatatttgtgtcattctcaaaacttttggccacgactgtatagccAGATGTAGTCATGAATAGCCagctaggtagctaacgttaTAACTTTTAGGAACTAGACCTAGACGTGTTCGCTGACAGGAAAAACTATTATTGGTAACATCGGCTAACAGGATAGCCTCTTTGCTTTGGGAGGCCGGTACACATTGATATATCCATTGTGTACAGGTCTCCCAGAGCGAAAAGGCTACTAGCAGGAGGAATGTAATGCTAACATGGTTAACGTTGATTGTTAACTGTGTCACACTGCTGAAGATCACAAGTCTCTAGTTAGCCAgctagatacagtgcattcggaaagtattcagaccccttcactttttcccacattttgttacattacaggcttattctaaaatgaatttaaaaaatgATAATTATCACCAATCTGTACACAATACCTCATGACTCCcccattttgcaaatgtattaaaaataaaatacatatcttatttacataagtatttagaccctttgctttgagacttgaaattaagctcaggtgcatcttgtttctattgtcataaggtgaatgcaccaatttgtaagtcgctctggataagagcgtctgctaaatgacttaaatgtaaatgtaatgtaatgatcatccttgagatgtttcaacttgattggagtccacctgtggtaagttcaattgattgtacatgatttggaaaggcacacacctgtctatataaggtcccacagttgacagttcatgtcagagtaaaaaccaagccatgaggtcgaaggaattgtccgtagagctccgagacaggattgtgttgaggaacagatctggggaagggtagcaaaacaattctgcaccattgaaggtccccgagaatacagtggcctctatcattcttaaatggaagaaatttggatccaccaagactcttgCTAGAGCAGGCCggcaggccaaactgagcaattgggggagaagggccttggtcagggaggtgacctgcTAACTGTTTCAAATGGATGAACTGAATTTgataaaagggcttttatgtactctgcgccatcagcttggaacgccttacaaaatcatttttaaactggaagaacttgtcccgatttggtgtttttaaatcattgaaggattttgaggctatTCCTTGACCTGTCAATCTTTTTAATTTGCAGTTTTATGATTTTGTTACACTCCTGTGatttctatggtttttactagattacttgtagtttgtcatgttgtctgtctgtaattgttaatgacttggtgctgcctatcttgaccaggacgctcttgaaaataAGATTTCAAATCttaatgagcccttcctggttaaataaaataaataccaaTGTTTTGGATTCTGATTGGGTATGACAATTGGACTAAGCTCATTAGGCTTTTATATTATTCAAGAAGTAatggaaactgaagatcttgtacagcgctgtgtgctactcccttcacagaacagcgcaaactagcTCTTCTCATCTTAATCttgtctttttattggccagtctgagatattactttttctttgcaactctgcctagtgTCTGCTGTTTTTTCCATGTTCCTCAAGCCTGGATCAGAGCCTAGGTATTCAAAGATTGTCAAATCAGGCCCTTATATATCCTGTGTACTGTGTTCCAGAGCCCTGCCGCCGGTGCCAAGGTTACTGGCTGGTTCTATGGCCGGTACCACAGCTGCGATGCTCACCTACCCTCTGGACATGGTGCGAGCCAGGATGGCTGTCACGCCCAAGGAGATGTAAGACAACTACCCCTAcctctgagaacacacacactcccacacacagtacatttgagaagtattcagaccccttccctttttccacattttgttacgttacagcctaattctaaaatgtataaaatgttgTCCTCATCagtttacacacaataccacataatgacaaagcgaaaacaggtttttagacatttttgcacatttattaaaaatgatcaacagaaatacctttttttacattagtatttagaccctttgctatgagaaccaagaacccgatggtcactctgacggagctccagagttcctctgtggatattggagaaccttccagaaggacaaccatctctgcagcactccacctatcaggcctttattgtagagtggccggACGGAAGCCacacgacagcctgcttggagtttgccacaaGGCAccacactttggcctgaatgccaagcgtcacgtctggaggaaatctggcaccatccctacgtggaagcatggtggttgcagcatcatgctgtggggatgtttttcagcggcagggactcaaatcaaatgtatttgtcacatgcgccgaatacaacaggtatagaccttacagtgaaatgcttacttataagcccttgaccaacaatgcagttttaagaaaatccccccccccccccccaaaaaaagtaagagagaagaataacaaataattgaagagcagcagtaaataacaatgtCTGAgctatattcagggggtaccggtacagagtcaatgtgcgggggcaccggtgtcgaggtaattgaggtaatatgtacatgtaggtagagttattaaagtgactatgcatagataataacagagagtagcagcagcgtagaagagggtgggggggtatgtaatgtactgggccgtacacactaccctctgtagtgccttgcggtcggaggccgagcagtt
This window harbors:
- the LOC129813974 gene encoding mitochondrial coenzyme A transporter SLC25A42-like, with protein sequence MGNGVQQHQATPLTQGEVLPLPSDSQAEGLKPQTRSVVNSLLSGALAGALAKTAVAPLDRTKIIFQVSSARFSAKEAYRLIYRTYLKDGFLSLWRGNSATMVRVIPYAAIQFCAHEQYKRLLGGYFGFQGKALPPVPRLLAGSMAGTTAAMLTYPLDMVRARMAVTPKEM